The genomic stretch aggcaatagtgtttattcagttaaatctctcatcaaaaggttggataaagcttgtaaatattttagtggtttgtttatcccgttcccagggcttcattgattcagtatcttaagtaatGTATCCAATAAGAAACaaccacgcatagaacactgaccaatggaattcataactgaatttcacggggcaaatgttagagggaaatagagagttagcgtttagacttggagacgcacggatcgagaaagacacaatcatgtagcaatcacaacgtatttgtataactgaaaatattaagtatgttagacattaaattggactagaaactgatacatggtgttgttgaatattttatcctatattatgcagagaaaccgatataatagagagggaccgacttgtcccatgcgtgacacgagaaaatggtagttaatgcaaatctcgtcatcttggcaattcgcgcatgacgagatatcgaatgataggctacacaccggtaatttaagagtaataaacattgccagtaactatgtgtcgtccatgaactatgaacgattacgggacaattTGTCAGggagttatttcccttttaatGAGTATTCATTTTGGTGCGATATCTCACACAATCCTctttgatgaaacttgatatgcAGGTGTGACATGTTTTCAGTCCGTTTGAGTCCAACGATTTTTTCAAGGAAATATTTCCCTttaaattcttttaattaataactgatcacagggactgagcaataataaaagatcacatggacttggcaaatacgcgaaccggtgaaactttctggttttgtataaatacaaaacataatcaaaatatatttattttgtggtttttataacaatagcgcagacttttgctgttcgagttttggttaacgcgtattttcttcaattttacaagacgacagcgctTACACGgttaattgctttattgataaccgttactcTACAGTCACTTGTTAATATCATAGTTAGAAGGTGATTATCAAGCGGTTCCGTaatgtagtggttacacgctcgcttcacatgtgagaggccgaaggttcgagccccagtagaatcaacttattttatttttgtactatgttaactttttgtgttgatgtagacattttagtttaaataaatatgctgttttattgtaaccattttttgtttttattattcccatgaaatatatgtgtgagagggtggggggttcgtaaacataTCAAaaattttacagtgttttcatatcaatgcgtactcaacccctatcgtaaatgagcaacgtaagaataagttcagaatcatctccccttgattttaagaaaaatatgaaattacgcttacaagatgaagcagatttttttaaacctacacagttctgttccattaatgaaaactgcacacggatgccagtaaaaaaaggtaACCAATGTaattaaaatgaactatgaaatatttgggggttagaACAAAAaaacatagataatggttatttgggggtcatagcacaaaatcatagataatggttataccagtatatttttctattttgtttgaaataatcggccaatatattaatatttacagtaggaaaaaaaatcgttccatgtaacttcattgagtgccttttaaaTTGAATTTCCCGACGcactttgatgctttgcatcaacaCTTATCTTGTTAAAgtattaaacaatattgaaatcggGACCAATAGAAAAGCGTTTGTTTTTACTTTCAGCTACAAAACATAAGGTAGTTTGGCCGACTAGCCTAGTTTGACGTTCACTTCTTTTCCTTGTAGTTTTAGTTTAATTTATGAGTTTATTTGTATACTAGTATTATCGTATGAAGCAAAATGATCAAAATCTAGATGATAAATTTGGCGAATATGATCAAAACATGCGAGAATGACCGAAAAATCAACTTGGTAAAATAGTGTACGGTCGCTCGGGTAAGTGGAAACTAACAGCTTTTTTACGCCTACAGTAAAATAACCAGTTTAGACTTCGTACACGATATcaaatgatttgtttaaaaaatggcAAATGGCGACACCTTTTTGTTCCATATAGCGAGATAAATGTACGTTTTAGAATATTTGTTTACGGTTTCTGTAgaagattatttatttaaattcacgGAAAAAATCAATAGTGGTTTTAAACGATATTCTGCAGAAAcaaactttttaatttaaatgtatgcgttTACATCGGTtgttgtcattgttatatatGTAGTTATCAGTTGGGgttatcacgtgacaaacaagatggcgacgtccaggTCTaggacaggtatttttcgccgtttaacACCCTTTACttcttttattaaacaaaaatagtgCCACTCACTGTCCTGCcttatcagcaagaaagtgataagcgtttattgcGTATAAATTTTCGctttatatatcgactttacttaATTGTCTTAGcgggatcacaaaattacagcttcCGCTAATAAATCGTAGCGGGTAAAGTCGTGGTACAGAGCGAATAATAATACGGTTttaacgctaatcactttcttactgatagggttgaaaagtgagcgtcattttttttgtaagtaataaagggtatataaaatggcgaaaaatacctgtcccGGCATGGAAGTCGCCTTCTTGACTATCACAAAATATGGTTCAGTAAACTAAACAGATGAACGTGGGAATAATAAATGCATTACGTCAAAATAAAGACGTCATTTCACAATTATCGAAAAGTGTCTCATTTATttgtcactgtttgaaacagtgtacCAGTTAAACCTCAGCGATGGGCTTATTTCCCTATAAATCACATGAACGCATGCAATAAAAAGCAATAATTTTTACTAGAATTAGGCATGGATCTAAGGAATTTGCATAATTATAAAAAACCTTTTCACAAAAATCTTTGTGAATAAAGACCCATGCCgaatacattttcaaataattacaaCATTGAATCACAtgtcatattatatttatttttgttctatgtgaattctaaaaaaaaaatacattttatttcaaattcagcGTGACATTTGTAATTTTACAGTTCCTATAATCGGCAATATCGTTTTACACATTTCTTCAACCATTTTTTCGTTACCAATAGAGTaaagataattttaaaaataattttgttctgtttatcatatactactactacttgtaataataatgattattattataataagacgaagaagaagaagaagaaaaatcatcatcatcatcataattgtcattatcatcatcatcatcatcactgtgAGACAACTATATACAAGTTTTACAAGTGGCTATATTCGTAGAAGTCGATCAGCGTTTTCATCATTCTTGCCTGAAAcgatacattatatatataaatgtataaacaaaagtgCATACAATTAAATCCGCTCGATTGATATGTATCATTCATTAAATCAAACGTGTACAAGTACAGggcaataatttaattattatttttgtttctcAGAATTTTCTGCAATCCGAAGTAAACGAGACTAAATAAAAGTTAGATTTGCAACCGAATCAAGTTTTATCGCAGAAATTTTGTGACAATTTACCGATTTTGCCCAGGCATGTGCTAGTTTAATACGAATGTAAATACTAAGCTGTCAAACTTAGATATCATTCCTCAAAGCAAGAGCATGTGTATATATCATGCCATAATTTGTTGACAAGAGAGCTGCAATTATAGAGTAATAGCATACCTCTTTTGTTTTTGTCATTCGGTCATTTCCTCATAGTCTTCGACAGCAGCTGCAGAAGTTGACGCTTTTTCTCACTGGTAGATAGGTCGAGGTCGATTGACCCGCCTGACTGTCCGTCCTGGCCTTCTTGTTGACCGCCTTCACCGCCTTCATACGCAGCACGGAGGGCATTGAGCAAACCGAATTTGGCGCTGTTGATTTCATGATGGAGGAATACTTCTAGTTTTTCAAGATCGTGTACAGTGTTATAGACAGTGTCGACCGCCTTCATGATGTCGCCTGACTCAAGCCACTCAAGAATGTTTTCTTGTTCCTGTCTGACATAGTTATGAATAGAACGAATCACCTCAACAGCAGCTTTCTCGCGTTCAGATAAGTCGTCGTCGGATATTGAACCATGCATtggttcatcatcatcatcgttatcatcgtcaCTTCCATGATGATTTGGTTCCTCTTCATCGTCGTCATCACCTTCACTTACATGGTGGTTTGGTTCCTCTTCATCGTCGTCATCACCTTCACTTACATGGTGGTTTGGTTCATCTTCATCGTCGTCATCACCTTCACTAACATGGTGATTTGGTTCCTcttcatcgtcgtcatcatcttcATTTCCATTATCGTTTGGTTTCtcttcgtcgtcgtcatcatcttcACTTCCATTATGGTTTGGTTCCTCTTTGTCGTCGTTATCATCTTCACTTCCCTTATGGTTTGGCTCCTCttcatcgtcgtcatcattttCACTTGCATGATGGTTTGGTTCCtcttcgtcgtcgtcatcatcttcACTTACATGATGGTTTGGTTCCTCTTTATCGTCGTCATCACCTTCACTTACATGGTGGTTTGGTTCCTCTTCATCGTCGTCATCACCTTCACTTACATGGTGGTTTGGTTCCTCTTCATCGTCGTCAGCACCTTCACTTACATGGTGGTTTGGTTCCtcttcatcatcgtcatcaccTTCACTTACATGATGGTTTGGTGCCtcttcatcatcgtcatcatcttcACTTCCATTATGGTTGGGTTCCTCTTCGTCGTCGTCATCACCTTCACTTACATGATGGTTTGGTTCCTCTTTATCGTCGTCATCACCTTCACTTACATGGTGGTTTGGTTCCTCTTCATCGTCGTCATCACCTTCACTTACATGGTGGTTTGGTTCCTCTTCATCGTCGTCAGCACCTTCACTTACATGGTGGCTTGGTTCCtcttcatcatcgtcatcaccTTCACTTACATGATGGTTTGGTTCctcttcatcgtcatcatcaccttCACTTACATGGTGGTTTGGTTCCTCTTCATCGTCGTCATCACCTTCACTTTCATGGTGGTTTGGTTCCTCTTCATCGTCGTTATCATTTTCATTTCCATGATGGTCAGGTGCCTCTTCCTCATCGTCATCATCTTCACTTCCATGGTGCTTAGGGTTCTCTTCAACCTGGGGACTTTCATCGTTAATGGGTTCGCTCAGAGACTCACTTTTAGGGCGGCCTCTTCCGAAGTCAAAAAGAGGCCAAACACCCGATCCTTGTTTAATATTCAGCGCCCGCTTGGCAGTCTCGAGCTCCTGTTGATCAGCCTCTTCCTTTAGAAGATTTCTAAGTACGTTCAGTCTAGAGTGAGGCAGCGCCTGGGCCAAACATAGCGCGGCCAATACAGCCGCTGCGGCCAATATCAAACTCAATCCACGGCGCATCTTTCGCAGTGTAGTTTTTAAGCAATAATGCGTCGATATGTAGATTTAAGTCTTCATTTATACATTGTCATGTCATGAATACGAGAACGGAAAAGTCACTCGGAGGCCCTGCATTCGTGTCATTCATGGTCTATTAACATGAGAAGGGAATAAATCGTTGGTACATATTTAATTCTCCTTCATTGTACTGTACTTACCACGTTATATTATACAGTGTGCTCTTCGTTGTTTTGAGGCGCATTCTACGTTTCATTGTCTCGCATCGCATAATTACATAATTCGATCATTCATAATAATCGGCTTATTTCATTTTTGAGATGAGGTTCGTGATGTCTATTCCGTATCgttaaaaaaatatgtcttaTGATACATCCGAACATTACCTGTAAGTCCAGTTTTCCCTTGGAATCCGCATATGCCAATCAGCAGaaataatatgagccgcgttctgagaaaactgggcataatgcaagtgcgtaaagtgtcgtcccagattagcctgtgcagtccgcacaggctaatcagggacgacactttccgccttgattggatttttgcttagaagagacttcatttaaacgaaaaatg from Dreissena polymorpha isolate Duluth1 chromosome 10, UMN_Dpol_1.0, whole genome shotgun sequence encodes the following:
- the LOC127849165 gene encoding protein PFC0760c-like, producing the protein MRRGLSLILAAAAVLAALCLAQALPHSRLNVLRNLLKEEADQQELETAKRALNIKQGSGVWPLFDFGRGRPKSESLSEPINDESPQVEENPKHHGSEDDDDEEEAPDHHGNENDNDDEEEPNHHESEGDDDDEEEPNHHVSEGDDDDEEEPNHHVSEGDDDDEEEPSHHVSEGADDDEEEPNHHVSEGDDDDEEEPNHHVSEGDDDDKEEPNHHVSEGDDDDEEEPNHNGSEDDDDDEEAPNHHVSEGDDDDEEEPNHHVSEGADDDEEEPNHHVSEGDDDDEEEPNHHVSEGDDDDKEEPNHHVSEDDDDDEEEPNHHASENDDDDEEEPNHKGSEDDNDDKEEPNHNGSEDDDDDEEKPNDNGNEDDDDDEEEPNHHVSEGDDDDEDEPNHHVSEGDDDDEEEPNHHVSEGDDDDEEEPNHHGSDDDNDDDDEPMHGSISDDDLSEREKAAVEVIRSIHNYVRQEQENILEWLESGDIMKAVDTVYNTVHDLEKLEVFLHHEINSAKFGLLNALRAAYEGGEGGQQEGQDGQSGGSIDLDLSTSEKKRQLLQLLSKTMRK